From the genome of Deinococcus sp. JMULE3, one region includes:
- a CDS encoding tyrosine-type recombinase/integrase, which translates to MNVQEAILEFQRDHKARGSTPRTVKWYGDTLFRLLREHLTASVESLTPFALSRAVNVAAERGVRAATLANYDRALRGFTAWLHGVELLPRDPMKGRKRPKVQWQIKQIATSEEVRRLFEVARRDQRYAERNCAILALLIGSGLRAGEVASLRLADVDWQDSAVKVSGKTGARLVPIDRTTLRLLRRYVTHGRRGSHPNVFLYNGRAITGRTITLLITRMSDRAGFQRRITPHLLRHTAATVYLRNGGDVASLRRILGHSTLATTALYLHLVPEDLQSKLERFSPLAAAGVR; encoded by the coding sequence CCCCACGCACCGTAAAGTGGTACGGCGACACCCTTTTCAGGCTTTTGCGTGAGCACCTCACAGCGTCTGTCGAATCTCTCACCCCATTTGCGCTCTCACGCGCCGTGAATGTGGCAGCCGAGCGTGGAGTGAGGGCAGCGACCCTCGCCAACTACGACAGGGCTTTACGGGGCTTTACAGCGTGGTTGCACGGGGTTGAGCTTCTTCCACGCGACCCCATGAAAGGCCGGAAGCGCCCAAAGGTGCAATGGCAGATCAAGCAGATTGCCACGTCAGAGGAAGTGCGCAGGTTGTTTGAAGTCGCTCGCCGTGACCAAAGGTATGCAGAGCGCAACTGCGCCATTCTCGCGCTATTGATCGGCTCAGGCTTACGCGCTGGCGAGGTTGCCTCACTCCGACTGGCAGACGTGGATTGGCAGGACAGCGCCGTGAAGGTGTCTGGTAAGACGGGAGCACGCTTGGTCCCAATTGACCGAACGACGCTGCGCCTCCTGCGCCGATATGTCACCCACGGCAGGCGTGGCAGCCATCCCAACGTCTTTCTTTACAACGGCAGAGCCATCACGGGTCGAACAATCACGTTGCTGATTACCCGAATGAGTGACCGTGCTGGCTTTCAGCGCCGGATCACGCCTCACCTGCTGCGCCACACGGCAGCCACGGTTTACCTCAGGAATGGGGGTGATGTGGCAAGCCTCAGGCGCATTCTCGGGCACTCCACGCTGGCAACGACAGCGCTCTACCTGCACCTTGTGCCCGAAGATCTTCAGAGCAAGCTAGAGCGCTTCTCCCCCCTCGCTGCTGCTGGCGTCCGTTAA